GACACGGTGTTCGCCGCCGTCATGATCACCTGCAACGGCATCGTCGGACTGAGCCTGCTCGCCGCCGCGTTCCGGCACCGCATCGCCGTCTTCCAGTCCGAGGGCACCGGCGGCGCGCTCGCCACGGTCGCCACCCTGGCCACGCTCTGCCTGGTCCTGCCGACGTTCACCACCAGCAAGCCGGGCCCGGAGTTCTCCACCTCGCAGTTGATCTTCGCGGCCTCCGCCGCGCTCGTCCTGTACGGGATCTTCGTGGCGACCCAGACCGTGCGGCACCGCGACTACTTCCTGCCGATCACCAAGCATGGCAATGTCATCGACGGCGACGACCACGCGGACGCGCCCACCACCCGCACCGCCCTGATCAGCCTCGGCTTCCTCGGACTGGCCCTCGTCGCCGTCGTCGGTCTCGCCAAAGGCGTGTCGCCGACGATCGAGTCGGGCGTCGAAGCAGCCGGGATGCCGCACTCCGTCGTCGGCGTGATCATCGCGCTCCTCGTCCTGCTGCCAGAGACGATCGCGGCTCTGCGCGCGGCCCGTCGTGACCGCGTCCAGACGAGCCTCAACCTCGCACTCGGCTCCGCGATGGCCAGCATCGGACTGACCATCCCGGCCGTCGCCATCGCGTCGTTCTGGCTGTCGGGGCCCCTCGTCCTCGGACTCGGTGCCACGCAGATGGTGCTGCTGGTCCTGACGATGCTGGTGAGCACGCTGACCGTCGTCCCAGGCCGCGCCACCCCGCTCCAGGGCGGCGTTCACCTCGTGGTGTTCGCCGC
The DNA window shown above is from Streptomyces sp. NBC_01445 and carries:
- a CDS encoding calcium:proton antiporter, whose protein sequence is MIAGLRRLVTQWTAVVPGLAVVLLVFTWGRSLPGAVVAVVSVVLAASVLAAVHHAEVVAHRVGEPFGSLVLAVAVTVIEVALIVTLMVDGGEKGATLARDTVFAAVMITCNGIVGLSLLAAAFRHRIAVFQSEGTGGALATVATLATLCLVLPTFTTSKPGPEFSTSQLIFAASAALVLYGIFVATQTVRHRDYFLPITKHGNVIDGDDHADAPTTRTALISLGFLGLALVAVVGLAKGVSPTIESGVEAAGMPHSVVGVIIALLVLLPETIAALRAARRDRVQTSLNLALGSAMASIGLTIPAVAIASFWLSGPLVLGLGATQMVLLVLTMLVSTLTVVPGRATPLQGGVHLVVFAAYVELAVTP